GAGACATCGAGAGTTCTAGGCTTTGGAGCCATTTTTttatgttgcctcattgagggcttatgagctcgAGGTTTTCTGACCCTGAGGTCTTACTGCTTCGAGTGGCTCTGGGCCatttcttgtaaaaatagcaaACTTCTTTGAAGCAAAGAGTGTTTTGatggtaaaattcaaaaaatattccttgattacttggtacaagtatacatagtCTTCCCTGCTGAGGGTTTGATtgttctatgcggacacggttcttTCGACCATTTGGCCTGATACATCATTCTTCTATTGAGACCCTCTTTGGATCATCTTTATTTCTCTGGGGAGATGACCTCCcgaggggatgccccccagtattcgaggttgattgaagagaaaccttgaatacttgttgagttctccttaggtagcatataaatgttgcctcgttaaaaccttgccggtaaacccttcttgggataaaatccgatcgaaggaaaagagtgcaacgcatactttaaaacctaaggccttcaagTTGGAAGGTAATTCGATGCTTCTAACTGGACGCCTGTGCAAAGGTTAGTATCAATCGTAAATAAAAAGGGAGTCAGTTATACCTCAGTTGTGATGGCGCtcgagcctcgatatgcttcaacCGCTCTATTTAAGGATGTGGTACAATCCCTTGTTCGTTCACTCGGGTGCAGCCGAGGATGTAGCTTGTGATTGCTACTTCGCTATTTGCTTGTCCTTTGGCTCCTTTGATATTGAAGGTGTCGATGTTGGTGCCACATTGTGCATTGCGAACATCTCTCTTGCAGCATGTTGCTCCCCATATACcatttttcttccttcctttgttggaaacttcatcatttgatgaagggttgatcgtactgctctcatgcagtgtatccatggccttccgagcaaggcattgtatctcatgtctccttcgatgacatgaaacttggcattttgggttgttcCGCTCATGTTgatcgggagggtgatttcccctttagtTGTTTCGCtctccatgttgaatccgttgaggactcgagaggcgggcacgatctggtcgagcagtccgagctgctccaccaccctcaacctgataatgttggccaagctacctggatccacaagtacacatttaatttgaaatgtattcacaagaaaagaaattaccagtaCGTCATTGTAAGGCTGAGACAgcgtctcgatgtcctcgtcactgaatgtgagagcgtcctcgggtatgtaacctcgagtttgcttttccctggtgatggatatttttgttcttttgatagTGGGTCCCTGTGGGATGTCGACTCCCCCaacaatcatgtggatgacatgttgtggttcttctgcTTCATTTTTCCTATTCGCCTATCTTTCCTAAAAtagatttttggctcggtcactgAGTAACTCTCGGAGGTGCCATTTGctaagtagtcgggctacttcttctcagAGTTGTCTGCAATCTTtggtcctatgaccgtgtgtgccgTGGAATTTGCACACCAGGTTGGGGTTTCTCTACGACGAATCTAATTGTGCGGGCCTTAGCCACCTagtgtctttgattttacctatggctgatacgatgtccaaaacatcgacgttgaagttgtactcaaaTAACCAGGGTGCCTCAGTCGGCCCTGTGTATCTGTCGAATCCAGCTCTATTTATGAGTCCTcgaggattctgacctcgatctGTCCTTCAGTCATTTTagggtatgttacgccttggggTGTTTCTTCGATCCTCTGTATATGGTTGgaacctttccttgtttggctttggctcctttgccaagaTCTTGCTAGGATATACTAAGCCCAAGGGGGCTtccagttggtcgtcctcgaccctaatcttcgactaatatcggttgtggacatccgaccaagtcacggtgggatattcaaccaagttcTACTTTAGCTACTTTGAAGccatcgagcttcgttcgttcaaatCTTGGGTAAAGgcttgcactgcccagtcatcggagattggcggtaattccattcgctccatttggaAGCGAGAAACAAACTCCCGCAACATCTCATTTACTCATTGtatgattttgaagacgtcggacttccttgtagcaaccttgatggcaccggcatgtgccttcaTAAAAGAATCTACCAGTATGGCAAATAAGTCTATAAAATTCggggataggttgtgataccacatcatggcccctttctaagtgtttccccgaatttcttcaacaggacggATTCGATTTCGTCATCCTTCAGGTCATTTCCTtttactgcacaagtgtaagcagtgacgtgctcgttggggtctgaggttccgttgtactttgAGAGAttgggcattctgaatttctttgggatgggctttggagccTCACTTGACGGGGATGGtttttgtacgaatttctttgaatcaacacccttcaagatcgggggtgcgcccgggatctggccgacccttgaattgtaggtctctaactttttgtcattagcttctatcatcttttcaccgattcaatcctctttgtgaggtcctcgagcatcttcataatagcagGGTCGGCTGTTGACCCGTTGTCACTCAATCTCTCCGGTACTTGTTCAGCTCGAGGAGTCATTTCTGGTGCTactgtgcttggagttttttggtggctttgtaGTTGAGCAACtaccagctgttgtgcctgtaacatctcaaaaataacgaGAAGGCTAAccctgagcttcttgttggttttcttggcgtATACTCTTGTTAGTGTGGGAGCCTATATCGACATGTTGGGTGTTGCATGAGATCACATCCACAGGAATTGGTTCCggtgcatcctcagggtttcgtggtggtacaccgaCGCCTAgaacagctacaccattctcttCATGGTCTTCAAGgccgttgttttcatgtgcattcactgagttaaacattttgacctgaaatcaaagattcttggttAAGAAAAAGTGTAAATAATAACTTGTGTTTTCGGTAAACCGGCacaaaaacaatcactattatttttagccccacggtgggtgccaaactatttacctcgaaaatggtaataaaattagatttgattttgtggttctaaaattacgtgatttatttttatgctagttgttaggcaatagatgctaagtgtgagacaaGAAAATAAGATAAGGGCTTGAAAATAGAATGCTATGCAAACTGAGAGGCTGAggatcggggcctcgagccagGCTACGGGGCCTCGGGATCGATCTAAGCGCTAGGTTGGGGCCGATTGACGAGGAACTAATAGTTCTAAGAGCTTTGAtgagggctctttatgatcaGTGATGAGtagtaaatgaagaacaataaatgaaacGAAAGAAATGTAAGTAATAAATCAAAAGAAAGGCAATAAAGAATGTTTTAAGTTAGAGatcagagaatgttcttgttcttgtattgaatatcatgtgtgcaaaaaataacaagggtcccctttatataggagggggaatcccaatatagtacatatacatttattacaaagatatgtggCTGGTACAGTCATTTAATGCCATGGTACGAGCTTGTACTATTCTTATAGACTTGGTCATCTCTACCCACTTGCCTTGCGAATCTCCCGCTTGTTTATAATAGCCGCCAATTTGCCCTGCCCCGAAGTCAAGCATAGGGAACCCTCGGGGTCGAGCCTTGAACTGTGCCTTGAGCCTCCCGAAGATAGGCTATGGAATGTCATAATGGTCGTAAAATCGGGCTCTCTAATTTCAGCCGTATACAACACTTCCCTTTTGCAAAGTTAGCAACGAAAATTTGTACAAGATTActacaaaattccttacccaaaGTTTGTGACCATTTCTAAGTATTCTTACACAAATCCTTGAAGCTTCAATATTTTAGTTTCTTGAATATTTCCTCTAACTCCGCGATCTCTCAATTTCATTTTGCATGCAGATCATTCTTATATTCTCATTAATCATGGTAATTGGATATTCCTAGGATGTTTTATCTTCCGAAATAGTAAACAATTCAAACGAGAATTATTAGaaccgtagcaacgtaaaattttgtagttctaaaggagtacggtgcaaccttttccaagaataacataagaatttttccctactccaggtaagttaaggctatctcttctttctttttggcatgatctaaattatacagaagaaacgagcaaacacacagttttcataaatgactctattcatagaaatactaaaggtctttatgttcttgattccacGTGTGACAtatattatatcttctgttcatgggtctcagaataatacgcagttgataaagtttatccaaaaGGAATGTTGTGATTATTTACATATTGTCATGCACtttattcatttatacatgtacactCACCCacgaccagatggtgttatatacgcatatttatatgtatatatatgtatatgggatatgggaaaaggttacgacgttatatatgcaccaccacctgattagttggtatattgtttaccttgaaaatggtattacaatttaatttgattttgtggttctaaaaatacgtgatttattttaatgctagttgttaagcgatAGAAGCTAAGTATGAGTCAGGAAAATGAGATAAGATCTTGAGGACAGTATGTTATGCAAACCGAACGATCGTGAGTCGGGGTGAATCAGGGTCTCGAGCTGGCATAcgctgggcctcgaggtcgagctaaaaTACTTGACTGGGGATGGTCGTTGAAGAACTAACAGTCCTAAGGGACttgatgatggctctttatgatcaatgatgagtaataaatgaagaacaatcaataaaacacaataaatgtaagcaataaaatcAAAGGAGCGACAGTAAAATATGTTTAAGTtgaagagcagagaatgttcttgttcttgtattaaATATCATATGTGttacaaaatgataagggtcccctttatataggaggtggaatcccaatatagtacaggtacatttattataaagatatgCGACTGTTATAGCCATTTAATGTCACGGTACGGACTCgtactattcttgtagacctTGTCAACTCtaatcacgtgccttgggaatttcCCTCTTGTGCATCATAGCCATCGATTTGCACCACCCCGAGGTCGAACATAAGGACCCTTGGGGCTGAACCTCGAGTTGTGCCTCGAGCCTTCTAGAGATAGGCTATGGAGTatcataatgatcataaaatcgggatctccgattttagccgtatacagatagtcct
This sequence is a window from Nicotiana sylvestris chromosome 3, ASM39365v2, whole genome shotgun sequence. Protein-coding genes within it:
- the LOC138887394 gene encoding uncharacterized protein; this encodes MESETTKGEITLPINMSGTTQNAKFHVIEGDMRYNALLGRPWIHCMRAVRSTLHQMMKFPTKEGRKMVYGEQHAAREMFAMHNVAPTSTPSISKEPKDKQIAK